One Psychrobacillus glaciei genomic region harbors:
- the rraA gene encoding ribonuclease E activity regulator RraA yields MLDFKTTDLCDDYSDALQISDIAFRSFGKKTSFSGKIETVNVYEDNVLLVEALESVQEGSVIVVDGRGSKRCALLGDRLAGIAQSRKLAGVIINGYVRDSVDLAKMNVGILALGTHPLKSKKDGTGERNSILHFGGVDWKPGEYVYADEDGVIISKKSLL; encoded by the coding sequence TTGTTAGACTTTAAAACTACTGATTTATGCGATGATTATTCAGATGCCTTACAAATTAGCGACATTGCTTTCCGTTCTTTCGGTAAAAAAACAAGTTTTTCAGGAAAAATTGAAACTGTAAATGTGTATGAGGATAACGTGCTCCTAGTTGAAGCGCTTGAAAGCGTACAGGAAGGTTCTGTTATTGTTGTGGATGGGCGTGGTTCGAAACGATGCGCACTTCTCGGTGATCGTTTAGCGGGTATCGCGCAGTCAAGAAAGCTAGCAGGTGTTATTATTAATGGTTATGTTAGAGATTCGGTTGATCTTGCTAAAATGAATGTTGGCATTCTTGCGTTAGGAACACATCCGCTAAAAAGTAAAAAAGACGGTACAGGTGAGCGGAATAGCATACTTCACTTCGGCGGAGTCGACTGGAAGCCAGGAGAGTATGTTTATGCGGATGAGGACGGGGTTATTATTTCTAAAAAATCTCTTTTATAA
- a CDS encoding DUF2277 domain-containing protein codes for MCRNIRTLFNFDPTATAEEIHAASLQYVRKITGYNKPSKANEETFYRAVNEIAMVSRNLLETLETSAVPRNREVEAERARTRAAERFGTN; via the coding sequence ATGTGCCGAAATATTAGAACATTATTTAATTTTGACCCAACAGCTACCGCTGAAGAAATTCATGCAGCATCTCTTCAGTACGTCAGAAAGATAACGGGCTACAACAAGCCTTCAAAGGCGAACGAGGAGACATTTTATCGAGCAGTAAACGAGATAGCAATGGTTTCTAGAAATCTATTGGAAACGCTAGAAACCAGTGCCGTACCTCGCAATCGTGAGGTCGAGGCTGAGCGCGCTCGTACTAGAGCTGCTGAAAGATTTGGTACGAATTAA
- a CDS encoding serine/threonine protein kinase, translated as MVKVFIGISKLSLELSEYHDFKWLNEVEVFAIIDQQDSGNISFGIIENDERYFIKYAGARNLEYTGDLQAAINRLKEAKKVYQHIDHPLLIHFIGTFQTEQGYGLKFKWVDGECMHNHWDFTPFEKYNSPDSPFVKLRKLSLQKRISILTQIYEFAVFVESKGYVMVDFYDGSILYNFTNYELHICDIDFFKKAPVFNDIGEDFWGTTRLKAPEEYRLNDEITSATNVYTLAGLAFAFIGGRSDKSFEKWEASISLYNICTKALESNPSDRFETISSYYHQWNQALLIKNLGHNY; from the coding sequence TTGGTTAAAGTATTCATTGGAATTAGTAAATTATCATTAGAATTAAGTGAGTATCACGATTTTAAGTGGCTAAACGAAGTAGAAGTATTTGCTATCATTGATCAGCAAGATTCAGGAAATATTAGTTTTGGAATAATAGAAAATGATGAGCGTTATTTCATTAAATACGCTGGTGCAAGAAATTTAGAATATACAGGAGATTTACAAGCAGCGATTAACCGCTTAAAAGAAGCAAAGAAAGTTTATCAACATATTGATCACCCATTATTAATTCATTTCATCGGAACATTTCAAACAGAACAAGGTTACGGATTGAAATTTAAATGGGTAGATGGAGAATGTATGCACAATCATTGGGATTTTACTCCTTTTGAAAAGTACAATTCTCCGGATTCTCCTTTTGTTAAACTAAGGAAATTATCTTTACAAAAACGTATTTCTATATTGACTCAAATATATGAGTTTGCGGTTTTTGTAGAATCTAAAGGATATGTAATGGTTGATTTCTATGATGGTAGTATATTATATAATTTCACAAATTATGAATTACATATTTGTGATATAGACTTTTTTAAAAAAGCACCTGTTTTTAATGATATTGGGGAGGATTTTTGGGGTACTACTCGTCTTAAGGCACCTGAAGAATATCGATTAAACGACGAAATTACAAGCGCTACAAATGTATATACTTTAGCGGGATTAGCCTTTGCATTTATAGGTGGACGCAGTGATAAAAGTTTCGAAAAGTGGGAAGCATCAATAAGTCTATATAATATTTGCACAAAAGCATTGGAAAGTAATCCATCCGATCGCTTTGAAACGATTAGTTCTTATTACCATCAATGGAATCAAGCACTTTTAATAAAGAATTTGGGGCATAATTATTAA
- a CDS encoding DJ-1/PfpI family protein yields MKKILLLLADGFEAVEASVFTDVLGWNKWEGDGSTQVVAVGLRNKLTCTWNFIVEPEKTIDNIQLEVFDALAIPGGFEEAGFYEDAFSEPFLNVIRHFHEKQKPIASICVASLALGKSGILEGRNATTYNHPTSTRKEQLKNFGVNIQDERIVRDGHIITSSNPGTAFDVSFLLLEMLTSKENVKHVKDLMGFV; encoded by the coding sequence ATGAAAAAAATATTATTACTATTAGCTGATGGTTTTGAAGCGGTAGAAGCAAGTGTTTTTACAGATGTGCTAGGTTGGAATAAATGGGAAGGTGATGGTTCGACACAGGTCGTAGCAGTAGGGCTTCGCAATAAGTTAACTTGCACGTGGAATTTTATTGTAGAACCTGAAAAAACAATTGATAACATTCAATTAGAGGTATTTGATGCGCTAGCGATTCCAGGAGGATTTGAAGAAGCAGGGTTTTATGAAGACGCATTTAGTGAGCCTTTTCTAAATGTGATTAGGCATTTTCATGAAAAGCAAAAACCAATTGCTAGTATCTGTGTTGCATCACTTGCTCTTGGTAAAAGTGGCATTCTTGAAGGTAGAAATGCCACTACCTACAACCATCCAACAAGTACGAGAAAAGAGCAACTAAAGAATTTCGGAGTAAATATACAAGATGAGCGTATCGTTCGAGATGGACATATTATCACTTCATCAAACCCAGGTACGGCTTTTGATGTTTCTTTTTTATTACTAGAAATGCTGACATCAAAAGAGAATGTAAAGCATGTAAAAGACCTTATGGGATTTGTTTAA
- a CDS encoding Lrp/AsnC family transcriptional regulator, which produces MDQIDKKIVQELQLNAKISMKELAEVVHLSSPALIERVRKLEEQKVIEGYHAHVDLKKMDRPICAIILFESKDCKALADFCNSHSDVLECYRVAGEISYIVKIATYSVESLEKFIDASMAYGTPSTNIVLSSHAKKVIEPFSVED; this is translated from the coding sequence ATGGATCAAATCGACAAAAAAATTGTACAAGAATTGCAGTTGAATGCCAAAATTTCCATGAAGGAATTGGCAGAAGTTGTTCATTTATCTTCTCCAGCATTGATTGAGAGAGTGCGTAAACTGGAGGAGCAAAAAGTAATTGAAGGATATCACGCTCATGTTGACCTAAAAAAAATGGATCGTCCGATTTGTGCCATTATTTTATTTGAATCCAAAGACTGTAAAGCATTAGCAGATTTTTGTAATAGCCACTCAGATGTATTGGAATGTTATCGAGTAGCAGGAGAAATAAGCTATATCGTAAAAATAGCAACATACTCCGTTGAGAGTTTAGAAAAATTTATTGATGCATCGATGGCCTACGGCACCCCTTCTACCAATATCGTGTTATCCTCACACGCCAAAAAAGTTATTGAACCGTTTTCGGTAGAGGATTAA
- a CDS encoding DUF3889 domain-containing protein produces MTHPIEKEMRSIIRKTFLALGVLITVHSAATHTPTNTHTHQEIPAYAKWGKIAIKETQSKYPNANIIDYLHEGRESKEDSTIEKFKLWLKDGNNEFGVFVRIKYTTKTEKLVSIEFQESSR; encoded by the coding sequence ATGACTCATCCTATAGAAAAGGAGATGAGATCAATTATAAGAAAAACATTTCTTGCGCTTGGAGTTTTAATAACAGTTCATTCAGCGGCGACACATACCCCAACTAATACTCACACCCACCAAGAAATACCCGCCTATGCAAAGTGGGGAAAAATCGCAATAAAAGAGACACAATCAAAATATCCCAATGCAAATATTATTGACTACCTACATGAAGGAAGAGAATCTAAAGAGGATTCAACAATTGAAAAGTTTAAGCTTTGGTTAAAAGATGGTAATAACGAATTCGGCGTTTTTGTAAGAATTAAGTACACTACTAAAACTGAAAAATTGGTTAGTATTGAATTTCAAGAAAGTTCTAGATAA
- a CDS encoding TetR/AcrR family transcriptional regulator, producing MLSLKTLYLPTGKLSIIIIIIIIIIIMSMNNGREAKMLDKYEQVKRKGSETKAEAQRVALELFITKGFEATSLREIAEQLGISKAALYYHFKSKDDIVKSIVSSRSNEVAELLAWVRNQEPGPDLMECAVLRWVDSTTVNKLRGIRFVNANPAVMRNMSTNSGGDIGESLGTVAELVAGKDANPTRQLLVRMAFLSINSAVMASGGTRCTDEEIVEASREMALAFLNRLREI from the coding sequence ATGCTGTCTTTAAAAACACTATACTTGCCGACCGGTAAGTTGTCAATTATAATTATAATTATAATTATAATTATAATTATGAGTATGAATAATGGAAGGGAAGCGAAAATGTTGGATAAATATGAGCAAGTAAAAAGGAAAGGTAGTGAAACTAAGGCGGAGGCGCAACGTGTTGCACTTGAACTTTTCATTACAAAGGGATTTGAAGCGACATCGCTTCGCGAAATCGCCGAGCAACTCGGGATTAGTAAGGCTGCGCTATACTACCACTTTAAAAGTAAAGATGATATCGTCAAGTCCATCGTCTCTTCCCGTAGTAACGAGGTAGCAGAACTTCTAGCCTGGGTTCGTAACCAAGAGCCAGGTCCCGATCTAATGGAGTGTGCGGTTCTACGCTGGGTGGATTCTACAACTGTAAACAAGCTCCGAGGCATCCGCTTCGTAAATGCGAATCCTGCAGTTATGCGGAACATGAGCACCAATTCTGGTGGTGATATCGGTGAAAGTCTTGGAACAGTGGCTGAACTTGTTGCAGGTAAGGATGCTAATCCCACACGGCAGTTGTTGGTCAGAATGGCATTTCTTAGTATCAACTCGGCAGTGATGGCTTCTGGCGGAACCCGATGTACGGACGAAGAAATCGTTGAAGCCTCAAGAGAGATGGCGCTAGCTTTTCTCAATCGTCTCCGCGAAATCTAA
- a CDS encoding anthrone oxygenase family protein, whose protein sequence is MYQLIIEIVSLFLAGILAGEEFVVRYGVHVSLSILDAQSQIKARQALIRRLRVLVPSIILPTIAFGVATLFFDGTGLALGFQWAGVFSLIILMLITLIGTVPINKGILDWKFDAPPNNWKLLIRRWERLDVFRSSAAILAFAFFLVAMVLHLTGN, encoded by the coding sequence ATGTACCAGCTTATTATTGAAATCGTTAGTTTGTTTCTCGCCGGCATCCTAGCTGGCGAAGAGTTCGTTGTTCGCTACGGGGTGCATGTGTCTTTGTCTATTCTAGACGCACAGTCACAAATTAAAGCCCGTCAAGCACTAATAAGAAGATTGCGTGTGCTTGTACCATCCATTATTTTACCGACTATCGCATTTGGGGTTGCCACGCTATTTTTTGATGGCACCGGGCTCGCCCTCGGATTCCAATGGGCTGGAGTATTTTCCTTAATCATCCTAATGTTAATCACACTCATCGGTACAGTCCCAATTAACAAAGGCATACTAGATTGGAAATTTGATGCACCACCAAACAATTGGAAATTGCTAATTAGACGTTGGGAACGATTAGATGTGTTTCGTTCGTCCGCAGCAATCTTGGCATTTGCATTCTTCTTGGTAGCAATGGTACTGCATTTGACTGGAAATTGA
- a CDS encoding leucine-rich repeat domain-containing protein, with amino-acid sequence MELNFPHMKLDSLPKLDVPIEKITNLNLFDNHLTTIPEEIYTMSGLEILNISVNKISKMPSDIKNLKELRMLDAGHNEIDVIPPEIGSLTNMEDYLYLHNNKLKTIPSEISKLVKVKYLNLSDNKLNELPDEIGSLNNLIELRVMNNQLKKIPDSIGKITNLKELHLKNNQITTLPENLGDLLLLRVLDIEDNQLKDIPRSLHKCKKLRRLNLRHNQLTTLPEEFAQLKNLLEIDLRSNYLVELPKSLLEMEGLERLDLRWNHQLNIPNWLSELERRGCIVYL; translated from the coding sequence ATGGAACTAAATTTCCCACATATGAAATTAGATAGTTTACCTAAATTAGATGTACCAATAGAAAAGATAACAAATTTAAATCTATTTGATAACCACTTAACAACTATACCTGAGGAAATCTATACAATGAGCGGATTGGAAATTTTGAATATATCAGTTAATAAAATTAGTAAAATGCCCTCTGATATAAAGAATTTAAAAGAACTTAGAATGTTGGATGCAGGACATAATGAAATTGATGTTATACCTCCTGAAATAGGATCTCTTACTAATATGGAGGATTACTTGTATCTTCATAATAATAAATTGAAAACAATTCCATCCGAAATCTCTAAGCTTGTCAAAGTAAAATATTTAAATCTGAGTGATAATAAATTGAATGAATTACCAGATGAAATTGGGAGTTTGAACAATCTTATAGAACTACGTGTAATGAATAATCAATTAAAAAAGATACCTGACAGCATTGGCAAGATAACAAACTTGAAAGAATTACATTTGAAAAACAATCAAATCACAACCCTTCCGGAGAATTTAGGGGATTTGTTACTATTACGCGTTTTAGATATAGAAGACAATCAATTAAAAGATATACCTCGCTCGTTACATAAATGTAAAAAATTGAGACGGTTAAATTTAAGACATAATCAATTAACCACTTTACCTGAAGAGTTTGCACAATTGAAGAATTTATTAGAAATAGATCTAAGAAGTAATTATCTAGTTGAATTACCAAAGTCATTGTTAGAAATGGAAGGTTTAGAGCGCCTAGACCTTAGATGGAATCATCAATTAAACATACCAAATTGGTTAAGTGAATTAGAACGAAGAGGTTGTATTGTTTATTTATAG
- a CDS encoding DUF2225 domain-containing protein, with protein sequence MAFNIYYYESSVDCNFCKKRFTTYKVRPNRFKIIEEQTDFMPIYEGLNPLLYEVAVCPHCGYAYHKSMTRTYGPFMLLIDELYIKELQKPINICKERTIDDAIASYKLAYLVSRASMEEPLLMGNFALKIAWLYRLKNEVKSEMHYLYSARDFYSKSFASNQEGEERIQYLYAEISLRIGDIAEAKKGFSRLISNRNVSNKYRKLTSKRWENYKYDEHTLRSNESTGEIIN encoded by the coding sequence ATGGCTTTTAATATTTATTACTACGAAAGTAGCGTAGATTGTAACTTTTGCAAAAAACGTTTTACGACATACAAAGTACGTCCAAATCGCTTTAAAATAATTGAGGAACAAACAGACTTCATGCCAATCTATGAAGGCTTGAATCCATTGTTATATGAAGTAGCCGTTTGTCCTCATTGCGGGTATGCTTACCACAAGTCAATGACTAGGACGTATGGACCTTTCATGCTATTAATTGATGAATTGTACATTAAAGAACTACAAAAACCGATAAACATTTGCAAAGAACGTACAATAGATGATGCAATTGCAAGTTATAAGTTGGCATACCTCGTATCAAGAGCATCTATGGAAGAGCCACTGCTAATGGGTAATTTCGCTTTGAAGATAGCCTGGTTATATCGTTTAAAAAATGAAGTTAAATCCGAAATGCACTATCTGTATTCCGCTAGAGACTTTTACAGTAAGTCTTTTGCATCGAATCAAGAAGGAGAGGAACGAATTCAATATTTATATGCAGAAATAAGCCTTCGAATCGGTGATATTGCAGAAGCAAAAAAAGGTTTCTCTCGATTGATCTCTAATCGTAATGTTTCGAACAAATATCGAAAATTGACAAGTAAACGTTGGGAAAACTATAAATATGATGAACATACTTTGCGTAGTAATGAAAGCACTGGAGAAATTATCAATTAA
- a CDS encoding ABC transporter ATP-binding protein gives MIELKNISVRFSGRDILKDVSEIFHPGEIIGLVAPNGTGKSTLMNVIMNYINPNSGKVILNDWVEYTNEKNEVKIHQLVSMMPDQSDLYNQISGKEHLKIYSSMWYSNPKLIDSTIKELGMASYINKHTGKYSLGMRQRLCFAMQIVSDTQVMLMDEVMNGLDPTHVELISKILVKKKSEGKTIIVASHLLENLEKYADRIFFMKNGELIHVNALSPEFEEKEITIVRVAEVPDMLKEKISKEFSKISVQHLPNGATLIDVRGYDSENLGNVVAFLKENQITQFSFGKVTLTDLYSMYYQEV, from the coding sequence ATGATTGAATTAAAAAATATTAGTGTTCGGTTTTCGGGTAGAGACATTTTAAAGGATGTTTCTGAGATATTCCATCCAGGAGAAATTATTGGCTTGGTTGCTCCCAATGGGACAGGGAAGTCAACGCTTATGAATGTCATCATGAATTATATCAATCCAAACAGCGGGAAAGTCATTTTAAATGATTGGGTAGAATATACAAATGAAAAGAATGAAGTGAAAATTCATCAACTAGTCTCTATGATGCCCGATCAAAGTGACTTATACAATCAAATTTCGGGTAAAGAGCATTTAAAAATCTATTCTTCTATGTGGTATAGTAATCCAAAATTGATTGATAGTACAATAAAGGAGCTAGGAATGGCGTCCTATATAAATAAGCACACAGGGAAATATTCTTTGGGTATGCGTCAAAGACTTTGTTTTGCGATGCAAATTGTATCGGATACTCAAGTTATGTTAATGGACGAAGTGATGAATGGATTAGATCCAACTCATGTCGAGCTTATTTCGAAAATATTAGTTAAAAAGAAGTCTGAGGGAAAAACGATCATCGTAGCTTCTCATTTATTAGAAAACTTAGAAAAGTATGCAGATCGCATTTTCTTTATGAAAAATGGGGAGCTAATACATGTAAATGCTCTATCCCCAGAGTTTGAAGAAAAGGAGATCACAATCGTTCGGGTAGCAGAAGTGCCAGACATGCTAAAAGAAAAGATATCAAAAGAGTTTTCAAAAATAAGTGTACAACACTTACCGAATGGCGCTACTCTAATAGATGTTCGTGGCTATGATTCAGAGAATTTAGGAAATGTCGTGGCATTTCTCAAAGAAAATCAAATAACACAGTTTAGTTTTGGAAAAGTAACATTAACCGACTTGTATTCCATGTATTATCAAGAAGTATGA
- a CDS encoding ABC transporter permease subunit: MSNKKNIAIYVILLFFSCYYALKIAPEYDPIEKVDVSEIEARYLTREKFLKRVVIDQWTHQYTRFAAGIYPEWNKYDKGRLDAIKQHKLNDYAEATFKWYMYSDEMIYRYGGETLFYNPRYYTYGNTYSWMDGHYAYLYSASRFEGYTEGKSNLSVNVFEERTALQTLQRLLQAYLPLILLVCCILFTVDIVMKDRRNPTLLQGLPFSDWGKLLVKGVVSLLGSILAIIPLSVGLLIIGARNGFGDLWLPVPIIKPGEKYFSNIMMWQYLMENMIFIMFWFLFIVSLLLLVSVILKNEFANLVVGCVFVVAEFMYYVRGIGAIRDVQWYPTSYVQVGQIISGYRNFLYVTDGLTFGTGLFIIGLCTCIFLFVTFLISRHRKFKLF; the protein is encoded by the coding sequence ATGAGCAATAAAAAGAATATCGCAATTTATGTCATTCTACTTTTTTTTTCGTGTTATTATGCACTAAAAATAGCTCCAGAATATGATCCTATCGAAAAAGTAGATGTAAGTGAAATAGAGGCACGGTATTTAACGAGGGAAAAATTTCTAAAACGTGTAGTGATTGATCAATGGACGCACCAATATACTAGATTTGCTGCTGGGATATACCCTGAATGGAATAAATATGATAAAGGAAGATTAGACGCTATCAAGCAGCACAAACTAAATGATTATGCGGAGGCTACATTTAAATGGTATATGTACTCAGATGAGATGATTTATCGATATGGAGGTGAAACGCTATTCTACAATCCTAGGTATTACACATATGGAAATACTTACTCGTGGATGGACGGGCATTATGCGTATTTATATTCTGCAAGTCGCTTCGAAGGATATACAGAAGGGAAATCAAATTTATCCGTAAATGTTTTCGAGGAAAGAACTGCGTTACAAACATTGCAACGTTTGTTACAAGCTTATCTGCCGCTCATCCTCCTTGTTTGCTGTATACTTTTCACAGTGGATATTGTGATGAAGGATCGACGGAATCCAACATTGTTACAGGGTTTGCCATTTTCAGATTGGGGAAAGTTGCTGGTTAAGGGAGTGGTTTCCTTACTGGGGAGTATACTAGCGATTATCCCACTTTCCGTAGGTTTATTGATAATAGGGGCTCGAAATGGGTTTGGTGATTTATGGTTGCCTGTTCCGATTATTAAACCTGGTGAAAAATACTTTTCAAATATAATGATGTGGCAATATTTAATGGAGAACATGATATTCATTATGTTCTGGTTTTTATTCATCGTTTCTCTGCTTCTACTTGTAAGTGTGATTTTAAAAAACGAGTTTGCAAATTTAGTAGTAGGCTGCGTGTTTGTTGTTGCTGAATTTATGTACTACGTTAGAGGAATTGGAGCTATTCGGGATGTTCAGTGGTATCCAACGAGTTATGTCCAAGTAGGACAAATTATTTCCGGGTATCGGAACTTTCTCTATGTTACCGATGGACTTACATTTGGTACCGGACTTTTTATAATAGGATTATGTACATGTATTTTTCTGTTCGTTACTTTCTTGATTAGTCGTCATAGAAAGTTTAAATTATTTTAG